A single Aspergillus puulaauensis MK2 DNA, chromosome 7, nearly complete sequence DNA region contains:
- a CDS encoding putative AT DNA binding protein (COG:S;~EggNog:ENOG410PST2), with the protein MSNSQETPWTEDEKYALFTEILKKAGVSSRELFRMIQDMKIKPSWNDIPLPTGRSLNSCQTAFNYMFFELQPQANPAAGQLPPPRHHAPAPQVPHLDPSTSVRKRPLYPTDKPILPRAIQPRPVTGPASYSSESGASAMLSPGAGGVTASGEPPRKRGRPSKAESERRKAAAEARGETYPPSRSGSHKSKISSSPTSPSGIEASGSVYTSNRPPNIPQPGMGYVPPPLRMVPMSGPNDEGRMRSMSNREMGPTSRELPRPQEIRQTLPSPQELQLGHREAIPRIEPGDRPYESLPPDRFPFTDSSRRSLVHASPRHPDEPHAPDIQVPLTTTTEKRTE; encoded by the exons ATGTCGAATTCACAGGAAACTCCATGgaccgaggacgagaag TATGCCCTATTTACCGAAATTTTGAAGAAGGCCGGCGTCTCCTCACGCGAACTCTTCAGAATGATCCAGGACATGAAGATCAAACCGAGTTGGAATGATATTCCTCTTCCTACAG GCCGTTCCCTCAATTCTTGTCAAACAGCATTTAATTATATGTTTTTTGAGCTGCAGCCCCAAGCCAACCCGGCGGCTGGACAGCTTCCTCCACCACGACATCATGCTCCCGCGCCTCAGGTGCCTCATTTGGATCCGAGTACTAGTGTGAGGAAGCGGCCTCTATACCCAACAGACAAACCTATTCTCCCGCGTGCAATTCAACCTCGTCCTGTCACTGGCCCAGCTTCTTACAGCAGCGAGAGTGGCGCATCAGCAATGCTTTCCCCAGGCGCGGGAGGCGTCACAGCCTCAGGTGAACCTCCACGAAAACGAGGTCGACCAAGCAAGGCCGAATCGGAGCGGCGCAAAGCAGCTGCTGAAGCCCGCGGTGAGACATATCCGCCGTCTCGGTCTGGGTCGCATAAATCAAAGATTTCGTCCAGTCCTACCAGCCCTTCGGGTATCGAGGCCAGTGGGTCTGTCTATACCAGCAATCGACCTCCAAACATACCACAGCCGGGAATGGGCTACGTACCCCCACCACTAAGAATGGTGCCAATGTCTGGGCCCAACGACGAAGGTCGAATGAGGAGTATGTCCAATCGTGAGATGGGCCCGACATCACGGGAGCTGCCACGACCACAAGAAATCAGGCAGAcgcttccttctccgcagGAATTGCAACTCGGCCATAGAGAGGCCATACCACGCATAGAGCCTGGAGACCGACCTTACGAATCTCTACCTCCTGACAGGTTTCCCTTCACAGACAGCAGCCGGCGGAGTCTCGTTCATGCCTCTCCTCGGCACCCAGACGAACCACATGCACCAGACATTCAAGTTCCCTTAACCACAACCACCGAAAAACGAACAGAATAA
- a CDS encoding putative calcium/calmodulin dependent protein kinase (COG:T;~EggNog:ENOG410PHIQ;~InterPro:IPR017441,IPR008271,IPR000719,IPR011009;~PFAM:PF07714,PF00069;~go_function: GO:0004672 - protein kinase activity [Evidence IEA];~go_function: GO:0005524 - ATP binding [Evidence IEA];~go_process: GO:0006468 - protein phosphorylation [Evidence IEA]), with the protein MANEGASSLQQSASQGPAVCSDPQPPRPTPARYASTPSFESPQRHHRRNPRARRPVKETLNARSEYTLSQDDGTAEHRINQYVIKQEIGRGSFGAVHVAVDQFGNEYAVKEFSKARLRKRAKSHLLRRSRGPKRPADGLNSPLHRQDEETQNALYLIREEIAIMKKLHHSNLVSLIEVLDDPSQDSLYMVMEMCKKGVVMKVGLEERADPYDDERCRCWFRDLILGIEYLHAQGIVHRDIKPDNCLVTGEDVLKVVDFGVSEMFEKDSDMFTAKSAGSPAFLPPELCVVKHGDVSGKAADIWSMGVTLYCLRYGKLPFEEHSIFELYEAIKSLPIVCEGEPDEAFRDLMSKVLEKDPLRRIQMDELREHPWVTKNGMDPLLSKDDNTAEIVGLPTEEEMNSAITNNFVHVLAVMKAVKKFKGLLGPARAETPMQSILGQEHEIHFVEPPMEMDPDEGVSVPSVGHFNKSQSLNTHNRSAREREDVVKGFHPRRREPLPYPLPDNSDPISGYGAVSYKLARKDSGSIRSVKIRDDSIEDLPSLSPTAPLSRASSTTTKRSMEGTRGHARDPLEEECPFLSIGPSTFTGSTTTDTRSAEEPPMILGSEGLTTTIPSDEPDSMVEDYYPMVSESPGAAEFDIYETAYRKEVERIREQGVSLPKVFLTRRVDGKDELRKLVRETTMSEPAMGIGNRITVPSAQNFGSAVSMIRAQLEEQKKQQELGQGPALAQALETSIPLALSGGPEEPTISTSPTEVTAATTGTETPCSEDQGGKLRSLLSRAKRARSP; encoded by the exons ATGGCCAACGAGGGTGCGAGCTCTCTGCAGCAGAGTGCTAGTCAAGGGCCCGCTGTCTGCTCCgatcctcaacctccccgaCCAACTCCAGCCCGTTATGC CTCGACGCCCTCTTTTGAAAGCCCCCAGAGACACCATCGCCGTAACCCGAGAGCTCGGCGTCCTGTAAAG GAAACACTCAATGCTCGATCAGAGTATACCCTCAGCCAGGATGATGGCACGGCTGAGCACAGAATTAACCAATATGTTATCAAACAAGAGATTGGTCGCGGTTCGTTTGGTGCCGTgcatgttgctgttgatcaGTTTGGAAACGAATAT GCCGTTAAAGAATTTTCGAAAGCTCGTTTGAGGAAGCGCGCGAAGTCGCACCTTCTTAGACGCTCTCGGGGCCCAAAGCGCCCTGCTGATGGGCTTAATTCCCCACTCCATCGACAAGATGAAGAAACGCAGAATGCGCTCTATCTTATCAGGGAGGAAATCGCCATCATGAAGAAGCTACACCATAGCAACCTGGTATCGCTAATAGAGGTTTTGGATGATCCGAGCCAGGACTCTTTATATATGGTCATGGAAATGTGCAAGAAAGGTGTGGTTATGAAGGTCGGTCTTGAAGAGAGAGCGGACCCATACGATGACGAACGTTGTCGCTGTTGGTTCCGTGATCTTATTCTGGGAATCGAATATCTGCATGCCCAGGGGATTGTTCATCGCGATATAAAGCCGGATAATTGCCTGGTAACGGGTGAGGATGTCCTCAAAGTGGTTGACTTTGGAGTGTCAGAAATGTTTGAAAAGGATTCGGATATGTTCACGGCCAAGTCTGCTGGGTCTCCTGCCTTTCTACCACCGGAACTATGCGTTGTTAAACATGGTGATGTTTCAGGAAAGGCGGCAGATATATGGTCCATGGGTGTTACATTATACTGTCTACGATATGGCAAGCTTCCGTTCGAAGAACACAGCATTTTCGAACTATACGAAGCGATTAAAAGCCTTCCAATTGTTTGCGAAGGGGAGCCCGATGAGGCGTTCAGGGATCTGATGTCCAAAGTCCTGGAAAAGGATCCCTTGAGACGGATACAGATGGACGAGTTGCGT GAACACCCCTGGGTGACAAAGAATGGTATGGACCCTCTTTTGTCCAAGGACGATAATACGGCGGAAATAGTCGGTCTGCcgacagaagaagaaatgaacTCTGCTATTACAAACAATTTTGTTCATGTTTTAGCTGTG ATGAAAGcagtgaagaaattcaaagGCCTCCTAGGTCCAGCTAGAGCTGAAACGCCTATGCAAAGCATCCTTGGCCAGGAACATGAAATTCACTTTGTTGAGCCTCCCATGGAAATGGATCCAGATGAGGGTGTGTCCGTACCCAGCGTGGGACATTTCAACAAGAGCCAAAGCCTGAACACACACAATAGAAGTGCCAGGGAGCGTGAGGATGTTGTCAAAGGATTccatccacggcggcgggAGCCTCTCCCGTACCCTCTGCCTGATAATAGTGATCCTATTAGTGGATACGGTGCCGTCTCGTACAAACTAGCGAGAAAAGACTCCGGTTCGATACGAAGCGTTAAAATAAGGGATGATTCCATAGAGGACTTGCCTTCTCTATCTCCAACCGCCCCGCTTTCTCGCGCTAGTTCGACTACAACTAAGCGCAGCATGGAAGGCACACGAGGACATGCACGAGATCCCTTGGAAGAGGAGTGCCCATTCCTATCGATCGGCCCTTCTACTTTCACCGGTTCGACCACTACAGATACCAGGAGTGCCGAAGAACCACCCATGATCCTAGGTTCAGAGGGACTAACAACCACGATACCGTCTGATGAACCGGATTCTATGGTAGAAGATTATTATCCAATGGTAAGCGAATCACCCGGCGCCGCAGAATTCGACATCTACGAAACAGCGTATCGAAAGGAAGTCGAACGCATTCGAGAACAAGGCGTCTCACTACCGAAGGTGTTCCTGACTCGCCGTGTAGACGGAAAGGACGAGTTAAGGAAACTAGTCAGGGAAACCACCATGAGCGAGCCAGCCATGGGAATAGGAAATAGAATTACCGTGCCATCAGCTCAGAATTTTGGCTCTGCAGTCAGCATGATCAGAGCCCAGTTGGAAgagcaaaagaagcaacAAGAACTAGGCCAGGGACCAGCCTTAGCTCAAGCTCTAGAAACATCAATTCCATTGGCTCTGTCAGGGGGTCCCGAAGAACCGACGATATCGACATCACCCACCGAGGTAACCGCCGCCACAACTGGGACCGAAACACCATGTTCAGAAGACCAGGGAGGTAAACTGCGCAGTTTACTTAGCCGTGCTAAACGCGCTCGAAGTCCTTAA
- the BET5 gene encoding TRAPP subunit BET5 (COG:U;~EggNog:ENOG410PNSF;~InterPro:IPR007233,IPR011012;~PFAM:PF04099;~go_component: GO:0030008 - TRAPP complex [Evidence IEA];~go_process: GO:0016192 - vesicle-mediated transport [Evidence IEA]): protein MTVYSFYIFDRHAECIYKRRWLPRPTSTVGKSSRPTSDTPTVANGLASVSGPSTRTTDDDAKLIFGTVFSLRNMVRKLGGEDDNFVTYRTSQYKLHYYETPTNIKFVMLTDVKSPNMRVALQQIYINLYVEYVVKNPLSPTEHPGGEGVNNELFEQSLEQFVTRVLA, encoded by the exons ATGACTGTCTATTCCTTTTACATCTTCGACCGTCATG CTGAGTGCATATACAAAAGGCGTTGGCTCCCTCGGCCTACCTCAACCGTCGGCAAATCCTCGCGACCTACCTCCGATACGCCAACAGTAGCCAATGGTCTCGCATCTGTCTCCGGCCCGTCGACGCGGACGACGGACGACGATGCGAAGCTGATTTTCGGTACTGTTTTCTCGCTTCGAAACATGGTGCGGAAGCTCGGAGGGGAAGACGACAA CTTCGTTACGTATCGCACCAGCCAGTATAAACTTCACTACTACGAGACACCAACGAACATCAAATTCGTGATGCTTACAGACGTCAAGAGCCCAAATATGCGGGTTGCGTTGCAACAGATCTACATCAACCTATACGTGGAATATG TTGTCAAGAATCCGCTGTCACCCACCGAACACCCTGGTGGTGAAGGTGTGAATAACGAACTTTTCGAGCAGTCACTAGAGCAATTTGTG ACCCGCGTTCTCGCTTAG
- a CDS encoding uncharacterized protein (COG:S;~EggNog:ENOG410PT6D), translating into MSNRAERAAEDEYEADYDNYNPIEEEDEIAPTAYVYEPGDRGFTMGVPVQRDEARHADPMQPPFSNTDAQLARGEKEAADQSNIMGGKGRQLRHGKPQAES; encoded by the exons ATGTCCAACCGCGCCGAAAGAGCCGCTGAAGACGAGTACGAGGCCGACTACGACAACTACAACCCcatcgaagaggaggacgagatcGCCCCTACCGCCTACGTCTACGAGCCCGGTGACCGGGGATTCACAATGGGAGTGCCCGTCCAGCGAGACGAAGCGCGCCATGCCGATCCGATGCAGCCTCCGTTTTCGAATACCGATGCGCAGCTAG CCCGTGGTGAAAAGGAGGCTGCTGACCAGTCTAATATAATGGGCGGCAAGGGAAGACAGCTTCGTCATGGGAAGCCGCAGGCTGAGTCTTGA
- the SAT4_6 gene encoding serine/threonine protein kinase SAT4 (COG:T;~EggNog:ENOG410PG7W;~InterPro:IPR017441,IPR008271,IPR000719,IPR011009;~PFAM:PF07714,PF00069;~go_function: GO:0004672 - protein kinase activity [Evidence IEA];~go_function: GO:0005524 - ATP binding [Evidence IEA];~go_process: GO:0006468 - protein phosphorylation [Evidence IEA]): MTPPFPSPVPSTVSSAATSQISSDHGERQVTQALAGMNLSAVNGDAAHAAIPHSVKPPKQTMANRISRMFAGNTGRSTPREQDSSRELSDSSSDGGKSAANGTGKQSRPSSRPSSKPPSRAPSRQTSTKDASEKKTKTTGGKEPKEGSIVQKRFESLPDNSHCHNLKSTRRQEKLTDLLRDMLGGRKKDDHAEDQQLSLMSTWIDQFKSERDKLAADKKGGPNATASLVDKYGKCQEIVGRGAFGIVRISHKVDPKDSKSEQLYAVKEFRRRPQETSKKYQKRLTSEFCISSSLRHPNIIHTLDLLQDAKGDYCEVMEYCAGGDLYTLVLAAGKLEVAEADCLFKQLMRGVEYMHEMGVAHRDLKPENLLLTTHGALKITDFGNGECFRMAWEKEAHMTAGLCGSAPYIAPEEYVEREFDPRAVDIWACGVIYMAMRTGRHLWKLARKDEDDFYKRYLEGRKHEDGYAPIETLHRARCRNVVYSILDPNPSRRINSSQILKSEWVREIRLCQAGEEGF; this comes from the exons ATGACTCCACCGTTTCCTTCTCCTGTACCCTCCACAGTCTCTTCCGCCGCAACTTCACAGATTTCTAGCGACCATGGAGAACGACAGGTAACACAGGCTTTGGCGGGCATGAATTTGTCTGCCGTGAATGGGGACGCGGCGCACGCCGCGATTCCCCATTCAGTGAAACCTCCCAAGCAGACCATGGCGAATCGCATATCTCGCATGTTTGCTGGTAACACCGGAAGATCTACACCGAGAGAACAAGACTCGTCGCGCGAGCTATCAGATAGCAGTTCTGATGGCGGAAAGTCCGCTGCCAACGGCACTGGCAAGCAGTCCAGGCCATCATCAAGACCTTCATCGAAACCCCCATCTAGAGCCCCCTCACGACAAACTTCCACGAAAGACGCGAGTGAAAAGAAGACAAAAACCACCGGTGGCAAAGAGCCAAAGGAAGGATCGATCGTACAGAAGCGCTTCGAATCCCTCCCCGATAACTCCCACTGTCACAACTTGAAGAGCACTCGACGACAGGAGAAGTTGACCGATCTTCTTCGCGATATGCTCGGTGGTCGGAAGAAGGACGACCATGCCGAAGACCAGCAATTATCTCTGATGTCAACCTGGATTGACCAATTCAAGAGCGAGCGGGACAAGTTGGCTGCCGACAAGAAGGGCGGCCCTAACGCCACCGCGTCGCTTGTCGATAAGTACGGTAAATGCCAGGAGATCGTCGGACGCGGTGCATTCGGCATTGTCAGAATATCTCACAAGGTAGATCCAAAGGACTCGAAAAGCGAACAGCTATATGCCGTGAAAGAATTTCGCCGCCGTCCACAAGAAACAAGCAAGAAGTATCAAAAACGTCTGACTTCGGAGTTCTGTATATCCTCGTCTCTTCGACACCCTAATATCATCCACACTCTCGACCTTCTACAGGATGCCAAGGGCGACTACTGCGAAGTTATGGAATACTGTGCTGGCGGTGATCTCTATACTCTTGTGCTGGCTGCAGGAAAACTAGAGGTCGCCGAAGCTGATTGTCTATTCAAACAACTTATGCGTGGCGTTGAGTACATGCACGAGATGGGCGTCGCTCACCGTGACCTCAAGCCCGAGAACCTTCTGTTGACTACTCACGGCGCCCTTAAGATAACAGATTTTGGAAATGGTGAGTGCTTCCGTATGGCATGGGAAAAAGAAGCACATATGACGGCCGGGCTCTGTGGCTCTGCGCCTTATATTGCGCCCGAAGAGTATGTCGAAAGAGAGTTCGACCCCAGAGCTGTTGACATCTGGGCTTGTGGCGTCATCTACATGGCTATGAGGACAGGGCGGCACCTATGGAAGCTAGCTcgcaaggacgaggatgacttCTATAAACGGTACTTGGAGGGTCGCAAGCATGAGGATGGTTATGCACCCATCGAGACGTTGCATAGG GCACGCTGCCGCAACGTTGTTTACTCTATTCTCGATCCAAACCCGTCTCGTCGCATCAACTCCTCCCAGATCTTGAAATCCGAATGGGTTCGCGAGATCAGGCTGTGCCaggccggcgaggaaggcTTCTGA